The following proteins are encoded in a genomic region of Micromonospora olivasterospora:
- a CDS encoding TetR family transcriptional regulator, giving the protein MARRTGRRPGNPDTREAILGAARAAFAERGFDAASIRSIAQAAGVDPALVHHYFGSKDQLFLAAMNAPLDPGALLPAVLAGAPDGLGERLVRTFLGVWDSPAGAAAVALLRSAVSNEWTARLLREFVVTQVLRRVLDHLDVDPAELPLRGSLVATQLIGLATTRYVLRLEPVASAPPETLVAALAPTVQRYLFGDLG; this is encoded by the coding sequence ATGGCGCGGCGAACGGGGCGGCGGCCCGGCAACCCGGACACCCGGGAGGCGATCCTCGGCGCGGCGCGCGCCGCGTTCGCCGAGCGGGGCTTCGACGCGGCCTCGATCCGGTCGATCGCCCAGGCCGCGGGCGTCGACCCGGCGCTGGTCCACCACTACTTCGGCAGCAAGGACCAGCTCTTCCTGGCCGCGATGAACGCCCCGCTCGACCCGGGGGCGCTGCTGCCGGCGGTGCTCGCGGGCGCGCCGGACGGCCTCGGGGAGCGGCTGGTGCGCACCTTCCTCGGGGTGTGGGACTCGCCGGCCGGCGCCGCCGCCGTGGCCCTGCTGCGCTCGGCGGTCAGCAACGAGTGGACGGCCCGGCTGCTACGCGAGTTCGTGGTCACCCAGGTGCTGCGCCGGGTGCTCGACCACCTCGACGTCGACCCGGCCGAGCTGCCGCTGCGCGGCTCGCTGGTGGCCACCCAGCTGATCGGGCTGGCCACGACGCGCTACGTCCTCCGGCTGGAGCCGGTCGCCTCCGCCCCGCCCGAAACCCTGGTCGCCGCGCTCGCTCCCACCGTGCAGCGCTACCTCTTCGGCGACCTCGGGTGA
- a CDS encoding ABC transporter ATP-binding protein, translating to MTSRTSRDVLRRGLWVLGRAIREQPRIFAVAVAGSVLFGLLVVATAYVVGAVVGDVVVPAIERGSVGVAALAAAAGALFGMSVLRVVGIWGRRLGAGYMQFRLQAAYRRRVTRRYLDLPLSWHQRNATGTLLSNANSDVEAAWYPIAPLPFAVGTLVMLVGAVASLFATDWALALVGLTVFPALFALNVVYSRRMAPRQARAQRLRAEVSGIAHESFDGALVVKTMGREAQETARFATRAGELRDALISVGRLRGVFDPMLEALPSLGTLAVLVVGAFRLRQGAITVTELVSVAFLFTVLAFPVRAIGWVLAELPRSVAGWDRVRRVLDATGEMPYGERALDPDEAGPATLTFADVSFAYEPAEAHLPGTEVLGEVSFTVPAGRTVALVGPTGSGKSTIASLAVRLVDPLAGTVALDGVDVREVTPASLAGTVALVAQVPFVFDDTVRANITLDRPGVTDDDVWAALRLAEADGFVAALPDGLDTMVGERGTSLSGGQRQRLTLARALAGRPRLLVLDDATSAVDPRVEAAILAGLRAPAAGGPAASILVVAYRRATIALADEVVYLEQGRVVARGTHVELLATVPGYADLVTAYEQAETDRAQQRTYDEVGPLASGLEEVEVDR from the coding sequence GTGACCAGCAGGACAAGTCGGGACGTGCTGCGCAGAGGGCTGTGGGTTCTCGGCCGGGCGATCCGGGAACAGCCGCGGATCTTCGCGGTCGCGGTGGCCGGCAGCGTGCTCTTCGGCCTGCTGGTCGTGGCCACCGCGTACGTGGTCGGGGCGGTGGTCGGCGACGTGGTGGTGCCCGCGATCGAGCGCGGGTCGGTCGGCGTCGCGGCGCTCGCCGCGGCGGCCGGCGCCCTGTTCGGCATGAGCGTGCTGCGGGTGGTCGGCATCTGGGGCCGCCGGCTCGGCGCCGGTTACATGCAGTTCCGGCTCCAGGCCGCCTACCGCCGCCGGGTCACCCGCCGCTACCTGGACCTGCCGCTGTCCTGGCACCAGCGCAACGCCACCGGCACCCTGCTGTCCAACGCCAACTCCGACGTCGAGGCGGCCTGGTATCCGATCGCCCCGCTGCCGTTCGCGGTCGGCACGCTCGTGATGCTCGTCGGCGCGGTGGCCTCGCTCTTCGCCACCGACTGGGCGCTCGCCCTGGTCGGGCTGACCGTCTTCCCGGCGCTGTTCGCCCTCAACGTGGTCTACTCGCGCCGGATGGCCCCCCGCCAGGCCCGGGCCCAGCGGCTCCGCGCCGAGGTCAGCGGGATCGCCCACGAGAGCTTCGACGGTGCCCTGGTGGTCAAGACCATGGGCCGCGAGGCCCAGGAGACCGCCCGGTTCGCGACCCGGGCCGGCGAGCTGCGCGACGCGCTGATCTCCGTCGGCCGGCTGCGCGGCGTCTTCGACCCGATGCTGGAGGCGCTGCCCAGCCTCGGCACCCTCGCCGTGCTGGTGGTCGGCGCGTTCCGGCTCCGGCAGGGCGCGATCACCGTCACCGAGCTGGTCAGCGTCGCGTTCCTGTTCACCGTGCTGGCCTTCCCGGTGCGGGCCATCGGCTGGGTCCTGGCCGAGCTGCCGCGCAGCGTCGCCGGCTGGGACCGCGTCCGCCGGGTCCTCGACGCCACCGGCGAGATGCCGTACGGCGAGCGCGCGCTCGACCCGGACGAGGCCGGCCCGGCCACCCTCACCTTCGCCGACGTGAGCTTCGCGTACGAGCCGGCCGAGGCGCACCTGCCCGGCACCGAGGTGCTCGGCGAGGTCTCGTTCACGGTCCCCGCCGGCCGTACGGTGGCCCTGGTCGGCCCCACCGGCTCCGGGAAGTCCACGATCGCGTCGCTGGCCGTGCGGCTGGTCGACCCCCTCGCCGGCACGGTCGCCCTGGACGGGGTGGACGTCCGCGAGGTCACTCCCGCGTCGCTGGCCGGCACGGTCGCGCTGGTCGCCCAGGTGCCGTTCGTCTTCGACGACACCGTCCGGGCCAACATCACCCTCGACCGGCCGGGCGTCACCGACGACGACGTCTGGGCCGCGCTGCGGCTGGCCGAGGCCGACGGCTTCGTCGCGGCGTTGCCCGACGGGCTCGACACGATGGTCGGCGAGCGGGGCACCTCGCTCTCCGGCGGGCAGCGGCAGCGGCTCACCCTGGCCCGGGCCCTCGCGGGGCGGCCCCGCCTGCTGGTCCTCGACGACGCCACCAGCGCGGTCGACCCCCGGGTCGAGGCGGCCATCCTGGCCGGGCTGCGCGCCCCGGCCGCCGGCGGTCCGGCCGCGTCGATCCTCGTCGTGGCGTACCGGCGGGCCACCATCGCGCTGGCCGACGAGGTCGTCTACCTGGAGCAGGGGCGGGTGGTCGCCCGGGGCACCCACGTCGAGTTGCTCGCCACCGTCCCCGGCTACGCCGACCTGGTCACCGCCTACGAGCAGGCCGAGACCGACCGCGCGCAGCAGCGCACGTACGACGAGGTCGGCCCGCTGGCCTCCGGCCTGGAGGAAGTCGAGGTGGACCGGTGA
- a CDS encoding ABC transporter ATP-binding protein has protein sequence MDPAIAVRDLVVDRGRRRVLHGISCAVPRGAVTGLLGPSGSGKTTLMRAIVGVQVVRSGSVTVLGRPAGAPALRRRVGYLTQAPSVYADLTVRENARYFAALQGRDRADAERAVADVGLADAAGQLVGTLSGGQRSRASLACALVAQPELVVLDEPTVGQDPVLRADLWARFHALAAAGTTLLVSSHVMDEAARCDRLLLIRQGRLVADDTPDAIRAAAGVDDLDEAFLRLIRAGEAAAGRDGRGAS, from the coding sequence ATGGACCCTGCGATCGCGGTCCGCGACCTGGTCGTGGACCGGGGCCGGCGGCGGGTGCTGCACGGCATCAGCTGTGCGGTGCCGCGCGGCGCGGTGACCGGCCTACTCGGCCCCAGTGGCAGCGGCAAGACCACCCTGATGCGGGCGATCGTCGGGGTGCAGGTCGTCCGCTCCGGCTCGGTGACCGTGCTCGGTCGGCCGGCGGGCGCACCGGCGCTGCGCCGCCGGGTGGGCTACCTCACCCAGGCCCCCAGCGTGTACGCCGACCTCACGGTGCGGGAGAACGCCCGGTACTTCGCCGCGCTGCAGGGGCGGGACCGGGCCGACGCCGAGCGGGCCGTGGCCGACGTCGGGTTGGCCGACGCCGCCGGCCAACTCGTCGGCACCCTCTCCGGTGGGCAGCGCAGCCGGGCCTCCCTGGCCTGTGCCCTGGTCGCGCAGCCGGAGCTGGTCGTCCTCGACGAGCCGACCGTCGGGCAGGACCCGGTGCTACGGGCCGACCTCTGGGCCCGGTTCCACGCCCTCGCCGCCGCCGGCACGACCCTGCTGGTGTCCAGCCACGTCATGGACGAGGCGGCCCGCTGCGACCGGCTGCTGCTGATCCGCCAGGGTCGGCTCGTCGCCGACGACACCCCGGACGCGATCCGCGCCGCCGCCGGCGTCGACGACCTCGACGAGGCGTTCCTGCGCCTCATCCGCGCTGGCGAGGCGGCGGCCGGCCGCGACGGTCGGGGGGCGTCATGA
- a CDS encoding ABC transporter ATP-binding protein, giving the protein MEQDERPAEGGESTWRTLRRGLALSPELRTGLAGTLGLALVYMVGRVAVPVAVQKGIDDGIVGGLDLGVVWSVVAVTAAVLAVTTVCGYLMMRRLFTVSETALANVRTRAFRHVHDLSMLHQQSERRGSLVSRVTSDVDQITQFLQWGGVILIVNLGQLLVTTAVMLAYSWQLTLVVLAAFAPAVLVIRLLQRRLAGAYAVVRQRTGTLLGTIAESVVGAPVIRAYGIAGRTARRLDVAIDGQRLAQQRAIRISIMGSSVGELAAGLALAGVVALGIVLGAGGDLSIGQLTAFLFLVTLFIQPVQIATEVLNEAQNAIAGWRRVLDVLDIAPDVADPGERGRELPSGPLDVRFAGVSFAYPGGPPVLHDVTLEITAKSRVAVVGETGSGKTTFAKLLTRLMDPATGEVLLSGVPLRQVRFASLRSRVVMVPQDGFLFDATVGENVRFARPELTDAQLTAAFTELGLADWLDGLPSGLDTPVGERGEALSVGERQLVALARAYVADPDLLVLDEATSAVDPATEVRLQRTLDAVTRGRTTLAIAHRLSTAQAADEVIVVDRGRVVQRGPHDELVRDPDSVYGLLYASWLEQTR; this is encoded by the coding sequence GTGGAGCAGGACGAGCGGCCGGCGGAGGGTGGCGAGTCGACCTGGCGGACGCTGCGCCGCGGGCTGGCTCTCTCCCCGGAGCTGCGCACCGGCCTGGCCGGCACGCTCGGCCTGGCGCTGGTCTACATGGTCGGGCGGGTCGCCGTTCCGGTGGCGGTGCAGAAGGGCATCGACGACGGCATCGTCGGCGGGCTCGACCTGGGCGTGGTGTGGTCCGTCGTGGCCGTGACCGCCGCCGTCCTGGCGGTGACCACCGTCTGCGGGTACCTGATGATGCGCCGGCTGTTCACGGTCAGCGAGACGGCGCTGGCCAACGTGCGCACCCGGGCGTTCCGGCACGTGCACGACCTGTCGATGCTGCACCAGCAGTCCGAGCGGCGCGGCTCGCTGGTGTCGCGGGTGACCAGCGACGTCGACCAGATCACCCAGTTCCTCCAGTGGGGCGGCGTGATCCTGATCGTCAACCTCGGCCAGCTGCTGGTGACCACGGCCGTGATGTTGGCGTACTCGTGGCAGTTGACCCTGGTCGTGCTCGCCGCGTTCGCGCCGGCGGTGCTGGTGATCCGGCTGCTCCAACGTCGCCTCGCGGGGGCGTACGCGGTCGTCCGGCAGCGGACGGGCACCCTGCTCGGCACCATCGCCGAGAGCGTGGTGGGCGCGCCGGTGATCCGGGCGTACGGGATCGCCGGGCGGACGGCTCGCCGGCTCGACGTCGCGATCGACGGGCAGCGGCTGGCCCAGCAGCGGGCGATCCGGATCAGCATCATGGGCAGCTCGGTCGGCGAGCTGGCCGCCGGGCTGGCGCTGGCCGGCGTGGTGGCCCTCGGCATCGTCCTCGGCGCGGGCGGCGACCTGTCCATCGGCCAGCTCACCGCGTTCCTGTTCCTGGTTACGCTGTTCATCCAGCCCGTGCAGATCGCCACCGAGGTGCTCAACGAGGCGCAGAACGCGATCGCCGGCTGGCGGCGGGTGCTCGACGTGCTGGACATCGCCCCGGATGTGGCCGACCCCGGGGAACGGGGGCGGGAGCTGCCGTCGGGGCCGCTGGACGTCCGGTTCGCCGGGGTGAGCTTCGCCTACCCGGGCGGCCCGCCGGTGCTGCACGACGTGACCCTGGAGATCACGGCGAAGAGCCGGGTCGCGGTGGTCGGGGAGACCGGCAGCGGCAAGACGACGTTCGCCAAGCTGCTCACCCGGCTGATGGACCCGGCCACCGGCGAGGTGCTGCTCTCCGGGGTGCCGCTGCGGCAGGTCCGGTTCGCCTCGCTGCGCTCCCGGGTGGTGATGGTCCCGCAGGACGGCTTCCTGTTCGACGCCACCGTCGGGGAGAATGTCCGCTTCGCCCGGCCGGAGTTGACCGACGCGCAGCTCACCGCCGCCTTCACCGAGCTGGGGCTGGCCGACTGGCTGGACGGGCTCCCGTCGGGGCTGGACACGCCGGTGGGGGAGCGCGGCGAGGCGCTGAGCGTGGGCGAGCGGCAGTTGGTCGCCCTGGCCCGGGCGTACGTGGCAGACCCGGACCTGCTGGTGCTGGACGAGGCGACGAGCGCGGTCGACCCGGCCACCGAGGTACGCCTGCAACGCACCCTGGACGCGGTGACCCGGGGCCGCACGACGCTCGCCATCGCGCACCGGCTCTCCACCGCCCAGGCGGCCGACGAGGTGATCGTCGTGGACCGGGGCCGCGTGGTGCAGCGCGGGCCGCACGACGAGCTGGTCCGCGACCCGGACTCGGTCTACGGCCTGCTGTACGCGTCCTGGCTGGAGCAGACCCGCTGA
- a CDS encoding ABC transporter permease, whose protein sequence is MTPRILAATTGRILRQLRHDRRTVALLVLVPALLLTLVNYMYADQPAPPGQPSMFDRVALVMLGVFPFVIMFLVTSIAMLRERTSGTLERLLTTPLGRLDLLFGYGIAFGLAAAGQACVAAAVAYWAFGLETAGSSALVIVIAVVNAVLGVALGLLCSAFARTEFQAVQFMPVVVLPQLLLCGLFVARDQMAGWLQAVSDALPLSYAVEALQEVGAHAEPTATMWRDLAVVAGSVVLALVLAAATLRRRSG, encoded by the coding sequence ATGACCCCCCGCATCCTGGCCGCCACCACCGGCCGAATCCTGCGGCAGTTGCGGCACGACCGGCGCACCGTCGCCCTGCTGGTGCTGGTGCCGGCGCTGCTGCTGACGCTCGTCAACTACATGTACGCCGACCAGCCCGCCCCGCCCGGCCAGCCGAGCATGTTCGACCGGGTGGCGCTGGTGATGCTCGGCGTCTTCCCGTTCGTGATCATGTTCCTGGTGACCAGCATCGCCATGCTGCGCGAGCGCACCTCCGGCACCCTGGAACGCCTGCTCACCACCCCGCTCGGCCGGCTCGACCTGCTCTTCGGCTACGGCATCGCGTTCGGGCTGGCCGCCGCCGGGCAGGCGTGCGTCGCCGCGGCCGTGGCGTACTGGGCGTTCGGTCTCGAGACCGCCGGCAGCAGCGCCCTGGTGATCGTGATCGCGGTGGTCAACGCGGTGCTCGGGGTGGCCCTCGGGCTGCTGTGCAGCGCCTTCGCGCGCACCGAGTTCCAGGCCGTACAGTTCATGCCGGTCGTGGTGCTGCCCCAGCTGCTGCTGTGCGGCTTGTTCGTCGCCAGGGACCAGATGGCCGGCTGGTTGCAGGCGGTCAGCGACGCCCTGCCGCTGTCGTACGCGGTGGAGGCGTTGCAGGAGGTCGGCGCCCACGCCGAGCCCACCGCCACGATGTGGCGCGACCTCGCGGTGGTGGCCGGCTCGGTGGTGCTGGCGCTGGTGCTCGCGGCGGCCACCCTGCGCCGGCGCAGCGGCTGA
- the hisI gene encoding phosphoribosyl-AMP cyclohydrolase, with translation MPVPHAPVTGAHAEQTPPAAGGAARPSALDPAIAARLRRTPDGLVAAVVRQHDTGEVLMVAWMDDEALHRTLTTGRATYWSRSRGEYWVKGATSGHHQYVRSVALDCDGDALLVSVDQVGAACHTGHRTCFFTELPVTVTGEPA, from the coding sequence GTGCCCGTACCTCACGCGCCGGTGACCGGCGCCCACGCCGAGCAGACCCCGCCCGCGGCCGGCGGAGCGGCCCGCCCGTCCGCGCTCGACCCGGCCATCGCGGCCCGGCTGCGCCGCACCCCCGACGGCCTGGTGGCGGCGGTGGTCCGCCAGCACGACACGGGAGAGGTGCTGATGGTCGCCTGGATGGACGACGAGGCGCTGCACCGCACCCTCACCACCGGCCGGGCCACGTACTGGTCGCGCAGCCGGGGAGAGTACTGGGTGAAGGGCGCCACGTCCGGCCACCACCAGTACGTCCGCTCCGTCGCGCTGGACTGCGACGGCGACGCGCTGCTGGTCAGCGTCGACCAGGTCGGCGCGGCCTGCCACACCGGCCACCGCACCTGCTTCTTCACCGAGCTGCCGGTGACCGTCACGGGGGAGCCG
- a CDS encoding IS4 family transposase, which yields MFAPGHLGELTQFIPFEMVDEILAATRRTQQRIRLLPARVVVYLVLAGCLFAELGYGQVWRKLTAGLAGLDLAEPSSGTLREARQRLGSAPLRALFDLLRGPAVTTANHAVRWRGLLVAAIDGTTMSVADAEAVRARYRKQRGNHGGAGYPALRLSVLLTCGTRSIIDAVFGPISTGELDQAHTLARSLRAGMLLLADRNYAAADLITTLAATKADLLIRCKNGRRLPVITRYRDGSWLSTIGTLRVRVIDAQITIRTSDGTRTSGYRLITTLLDPHTHPAGELIKLYHRRWEIETAYLEIKSSILGGRVLRARTPDGIDQEIYALLTVYQALRTAMTDATDSQPATNPDRASFTTALHTARDQITNATGVIADTVIDLVGAIGRAVLAHLLPDRRIRVKTRMIKRSNSKYQARGPNVDRHSYKATIAIDIITNHCETPAGP from the coding sequence GTGTTCGCACCGGGTCATCTGGGTGAGTTGACCCAGTTCATACCTTTCGAGATGGTCGATGAGATCCTCGCGGCGACCCGCCGTACGCAGCAGCGGATCCGACTGCTGCCGGCCCGGGTGGTGGTCTATCTCGTCCTGGCGGGTTGCCTGTTCGCCGAACTCGGCTACGGGCAGGTGTGGCGGAAACTGACCGCCGGTCTGGCCGGGCTGGACCTGGCCGAGCCGTCCTCGGGGACGTTACGTGAGGCACGGCAGCGGCTCGGGTCTGCGCCGCTGCGGGCGTTGTTCGACCTGCTCCGCGGCCCGGCGGTCACCACGGCGAACCACGCCGTGCGCTGGCGGGGGCTGCTGGTGGCCGCGATCGACGGGACCACGATGTCGGTAGCCGACGCCGAGGCGGTCCGGGCCCGTTACCGCAAACAACGGGGTAACCACGGCGGGGCCGGCTACCCGGCCCTGCGGCTGAGTGTCCTGCTGACCTGCGGCACCCGCTCGATCATCGACGCCGTGTTCGGCCCGATCAGCACCGGTGAACTCGACCAGGCCCACACCCTGGCCCGTAGCCTGCGGGCCGGGATGCTGCTACTGGCCGACCGCAACTACGCCGCCGCCGACCTCATCACCACCCTCGCCGCGACCAAGGCCGACCTGCTGATCCGCTGCAAGAACGGCCGCCGCCTACCCGTGATCACCCGCTACCGCGACGGCTCATGGCTATCGACCATCGGCACCCTGCGCGTGCGGGTCATCGACGCCCAGATCACCATCAGAACCAGCGACGGCACCCGCACCAGCGGCTACCGGCTGATCACCACCCTGCTCGACCCGCACACCCACCCCGCCGGCGAATTGATAAAGCTGTATCACCGCAGATGGGAAATCGAAACCGCCTACCTGGAGATCAAATCCAGCATCCTCGGCGGCCGGGTCCTACGCGCACGCACCCCCGACGGCATCGACCAGGAGATCTACGCCCTGCTCACCGTCTACCAGGCCCTCCGCACCGCCATGACCGATGCCACCGACAGCCAGCCCGCCACCAACCCCGACCGAGCCAGCTTCACCACCGCCCTGCACACCGCCCGCGACCAGATCACCAACGCCACCGGCGTCATCGCCGACACCGTCATCGACCTGGTCGGCGCCATCGGCCGCGCGGTCCTGGCCCACCTGCTACCCGACCGCCGGATCCGGGTGAAAACCCGGATGATCAAACGCTCAAACTCCAAGTACCAAGCCCGCGGACCCAACGTAGACCGGCATAGCTACAAAGCCACCATCGCGATCGACATCATCACAAACCATTGCGAAACACCCGCCGGACCTTAA
- a CDS encoding TIGR03085 family metal-binding protein → MPRYARSERDALADLMLSVGPDAPTVAEGWTVRDLAAHLLVRERRPDAAGGIVLPPLRRRAERVRAQLATRPFAELVAEVRRPPAWSPVSNPLTHELFNTLEFYVHHEDVRRATAGWQPRELPAGLHARLWRQAAVLGRLGLRRFPADVLVQAPGYGELAAGRGGPRVRLVAAPGELALFLTGRQRVARVQVDGPAALADRLRAARLGI, encoded by the coding sequence ATGCCGCGGTACGCCCGGTCGGAGCGCGACGCGCTCGCCGACCTGATGCTGAGCGTGGGCCCGGACGCGCCGACCGTCGCGGAGGGCTGGACGGTCCGGGATCTCGCCGCCCACCTGCTCGTCCGGGAGCGACGGCCGGACGCGGCCGGCGGGATCGTGCTGCCGCCGCTGCGCCGGCGCGCCGAGCGGGTGCGGGCGCAGCTCGCGACCCGGCCGTTCGCCGAGCTGGTCGCCGAGGTCCGCCGCCCGCCGGCGTGGAGCCCGGTGAGCAACCCGCTCACCCACGAGCTGTTCAACACGCTGGAGTTCTACGTCCACCACGAGGACGTCCGCCGGGCCACGGCCGGGTGGCAGCCGCGCGAGCTGCCGGCCGGGCTGCACGCCCGGCTGTGGCGCCAGGCCGCGGTGCTGGGCAGGCTCGGGCTGCGCCGCTTCCCCGCCGACGTGCTGGTGCAGGCGCCCGGGTACGGCGAGCTGGCGGCGGGCCGGGGCGGCCCGCGGGTCCGGCTGGTCGCCGCGCCCGGCGAGCTCGCCCTGTTCCTCACCGGCCGGCAGCGGGTGGCCCGGGTCCAGGTGGACGGCCCGGCGGCGCTTGCCGACCGGCTGCGCGCCGCCCGGCTGGGCATCTGA
- a CDS encoding terpene synthase family protein — MRSFALSALHEPPFPTRRHADTDRAAEESLDWARALGLATEEPRLRRLRRAAAAELAGRTCPDAAADRLRLLTDLVTWLFVVDDACDEDGLGDDPTRLAPVVAGLLDVLDRHGGPGAPPGSPLAAALDDLCRRTGAHGRPALLLRFVSQVRDYLLALLWEAANRQHRRVPGVAEYVQLRRHTGAVHPAFTLTDLAYDAPPGAARRVSAALAGVETLAGDLVCWCNDLFSYGKEHRSDPDPHNLVSAIAAETGQDEAAALRAAADRFNRGLATYAEREAELLGAGVPAVGAFLAARRNWIRATYDWSARSARYA; from the coding sequence ATGCGGAGCTTCGCGCTCTCGGCACTGCACGAACCGCCGTTTCCCACGCGGCGACACGCGGACACCGACCGCGCCGCCGAGGAGAGCCTGGACTGGGCGCGGGCGCTGGGGCTCGCCACCGAGGAACCGCGCCTGCGCCGGCTGCGCCGCGCCGCCGCCGCCGAGCTGGCCGGGCGCACCTGCCCGGACGCCGCAGCCGACCGGCTGCGCCTGCTGACCGACCTGGTCACCTGGTTGTTCGTCGTCGACGACGCGTGCGACGAGGACGGCCTGGGCGACGACCCCACCCGGCTGGCCCCCGTGGTCGCCGGCCTGCTGGACGTGCTGGACCGGCACGGCGGCCCGGGCGCGCCGCCCGGCAGCCCGCTCGCCGCCGCGCTGGACGACCTCTGCCGGCGCACCGGCGCCCACGGGCGGCCGGCGCTGCTGCTGCGCTTCGTCAGCCAGGTGCGCGACTACCTGCTGGCGCTGCTGTGGGAGGCGGCCAACCGGCAGCACCGGCGGGTGCCGGGGGTGGCCGAGTACGTCCAGCTGCGCCGGCACACCGGCGCCGTGCACCCCGCCTTCACCCTCACCGACCTGGCGTACGACGCGCCACCGGGGGCGGCCCGCCGGGTCTCCGCGGCGCTGGCCGGCGTCGAGACCCTGGCCGGCGACCTGGTCTGCTGGTGCAACGACCTGTTCTCGTACGGCAAGGAACACCGCTCGGACCCGGACCCGCACAACCTGGTCAGCGCGATCGCGGCCGAGACCGGGCAGGACGAGGCGGCGGCGCTGCGCGCCGCCGCCGACCGGTTCAACCGGGGCCTGGCCACGTACGCGGAGCGGGAGGCCGAGTTGCTCGGGGCCGGCGTTCCCGCGGTGGGCGCCTTCCTGGCCGCGCGGCGCAACTGGATCAGGGCGACCTACGACTGGTCGGCTCGCTCCGCCCGGTACGCCTGA